In one Mycobacterium heckeshornense genomic region, the following are encoded:
- the lysA gene encoding diaminopimelate decarboxylase: protein MQPQTAEELIHLPRNVWPRNAVRSDDGVVTIAGVSLVGLAREYGTPLFVIDEDDFRWRCRDAAAAFGGAGNVHYAAKTFLCSEIARWIDEEGLSLDVCTGGELAIALHARFPAERITFHGNNKSIAELTGAVKAGVGHVVVDSMTEIERLDAIAADAGVVQDILIRLTVGVEAHTHEFISTAHEDQKFGLSVSSGAAMAAVRRVFAAENLRLVGLHSHIGSQILDVAGFELAAQRVMGLLRDIVGEFGAKKSASTTIVDLGGGMGISYLPHDDPPSMSELADKLNTVVRSESAAAGLPPPRVVVEPGRAIAGPGTITLYEVGTVKDVDVSATAQRRYVSVDGGMSDNIRTALYGAHYDVRLVSRRSDATPVLARVVGKHCESGDVVVRDAWLPADLQPGDLVGVGATGAYCYALSSRYNMIGRPAVAAVRNGQARLILRRETIEDLLSLEVR from the coding sequence CTGCAGCCGCAAACTGCAGAGGAGCTGATACATTTACCGCGAAATGTATGGCCCCGCAACGCGGTTCGTAGCGACGACGGTGTGGTAACGATAGCCGGAGTATCCCTGGTCGGCCTTGCCCGTGAGTATGGCACGCCACTGTTCGTCATCGACGAAGACGACTTCCGGTGGCGCTGCCGCGACGCGGCGGCGGCCTTTGGCGGCGCCGGCAATGTGCACTATGCCGCGAAAACGTTTTTGTGCAGCGAAATCGCGCGGTGGATTGACGAAGAAGGGTTATCCCTTGACGTGTGCACGGGTGGCGAGTTGGCGATCGCGTTGCACGCGCGGTTTCCCGCTGAACGGATCACTTTTCACGGCAACAACAAGTCGATTGCCGAATTGACCGGGGCCGTCAAGGCCGGGGTTGGACATGTCGTGGTGGACTCCATGACCGAGATCGAACGCCTCGACGCCATCGCCGCCGATGCCGGTGTCGTCCAAGACATTCTGATCCGGCTGACGGTCGGTGTCGAAGCACATACTCACGAGTTCATCTCGACCGCCCACGAAGACCAGAAATTTGGGTTGTCGGTGTCCAGCGGCGCCGCCATGGCCGCAGTACGGCGCGTGTTCGCTGCCGAAAACCTCCGACTGGTCGGTCTGCACAGCCATATTGGCTCGCAGATCTTGGATGTCGCCGGCTTCGAACTCGCGGCGCAGCGTGTCATGGGCCTGCTCCGTGACATTGTCGGCGAATTTGGCGCGAAGAAAAGTGCCTCGACAACCATTGTCGACCTCGGCGGCGGAATGGGAATTTCGTATCTGCCGCACGACGATCCACCGTCGATGAGCGAGTTGGCAGACAAGCTCAACACCGTTGTGCGCAGCGAGTCGGCCGCAGCCGGCTTGCCGCCACCCAGGGTGGTGGTCGAACCCGGACGCGCGATTGCCGGACCGGGAACCATTACCCTGTATGAGGTCGGCACCGTCAAAGACGTCGACGTCAGCGCCACCGCGCAGCGCCGCTACGTCAGCGTGGACGGCGGCATGAGCGACAATATCCGCACCGCGCTCTATGGTGCGCACTATGACGTCCGCCTGGTCTCCCGACGCAGCGACGCGACACCGGTACTGGCTCGTGTGGTCGGAAAGCATTGTGAGAGCGGTGATGTCGTTGTTCGCGATGCTTGGCTCCCGGCGGACCTGCAGCCGGGGGACCTGGTGGGGGTGGGGGCGACCGGTGCCTATTGCTACGCGCTGTCGAGCCGTTACAACATGATCGGCCGCCCGGCTGTCGCCGCGGTGCGCAACGGGCAGGCCCGGCTGATCCTGCGGCGCGAGACAATAGAGGACTTGCTGAGCCTGGAAGTGAGGTGA
- a CDS encoding homoserine dehydrogenase — translation MFSQEKRVGVAVLGLGNVGSEVVRIIHDNADDLAARIGAPLALRGIGVRRVAADRGVPVELLTDNIEELVSREDVDIVVELMGPVEPARKAILSALENGKSVVTANKALLSISTGELAQAAESAHVDLYFEAAVAGAIPVIRPLTQSLAGDTVLRVAGIVNGTTNYILSEMDSAGIDYQTALADASALGYAEADPTADVEGYDAAAKAAILASIAFHTRVTADEVYREGITKITPADFAFARALGCTIKLLSICERVTDGDGRQWVSARVYPALVPLTHPLAAVNGAFNAVVVEAEAAGRLMFYGQGAGGAPTASAVAGDLVMAARNRVLGSRGPRESRYAQLPVLPIGSVSTRYYVSMHVADKPGVLSTVAAEFAKREVSIAEVRQEGVADEGGHPIGARIVVITHRATDAALSDTVAALADLDVVQRVASVLRLEGTAE, via the coding sequence GTGTTCAGTCAAGAAAAACGGGTCGGCGTGGCCGTACTCGGCTTGGGTAATGTCGGCAGCGAAGTTGTGCGCATTATCCACGACAACGCCGATGACCTCGCGGCTCGAATCGGTGCGCCGTTGGCGCTGCGCGGTATCGGTGTACGGCGTGTCGCCGCGGATCGCGGTGTGCCCGTCGAACTGCTCACCGACAACATCGAAGAATTGGTATCCCGTGAGGACGTTGACATCGTCGTCGAATTGATGGGACCGGTGGAACCGGCCCGCAAGGCCATCTTGTCGGCACTGGAAAACGGCAAGTCTGTCGTCACCGCGAACAAGGCCTTGCTGTCGATCTCAACCGGCGAACTGGCTCAGGCCGCCGAAAGCGCGCATGTGGACTTGTATTTCGAAGCCGCGGTCGCCGGCGCTATTCCCGTCATCCGTCCGCTGACCCAGTCGCTGGCCGGCGACACCGTGCTGCGGGTGGCCGGCATCGTCAACGGCACGACTAACTACATCCTTTCCGAGATGGACAGTGCCGGCATTGATTATCAGACCGCGCTGGCCGACGCGAGCGCGCTCGGCTATGCCGAGGCCGACCCCACTGCCGATGTCGAAGGGTATGACGCCGCCGCAAAGGCGGCGATTCTGGCATCCATCGCCTTCCATACCCGGGTGACCGCCGACGAGGTCTACCGCGAAGGCATCACCAAGATCACCCCGGCCGACTTCGCGTTCGCGCGGGCGCTCGGCTGCACGATCAAGCTGCTGTCGATCTGTGAACGCGTCACCGATGGCGATGGTCGGCAATGGGTCTCGGCCCGGGTCTACCCGGCGCTGGTTCCGTTGACCCACCCGCTCGCCGCGGTCAACGGTGCCTTCAACGCGGTGGTCGTCGAGGCGGAAGCCGCGGGACGGCTGATGTTCTACGGTCAAGGCGCCGGGGGAGCGCCGACCGCGTCGGCGGTGGCCGGTGACTTGGTGATGGCCGCCCGCAACCGGGTGTTGGGCAGCCGTGGACCACGCGAATCCAGGTACGCGCAGTTGCCGGTACTGCCGATCGGGTCGGTGTCGACCCGCTACTACGTCAGCATGCATGTTGCCGACAAACCGGGCGTGTTGTCCACGGTCGCAGCGGAATTCGCCAAACGCGAGGTCAGCATCGCCGAGGTGCGCCAGGAAGGTGTGGCCGACGAGGGGGGCCACCCGATAGGAGCCCGCATCGTGGTGATCACACACCGCGCCACCGACGCAGCGCTGTCGGACACCGTGGCCGCCCTGGCCGACCTCGATGTGGTGCAGCGGGTGGCCAGCGTGCTGCGGCTGGAAGGAACGGCCGAATGA
- the thrC gene encoding threonine synthase, translated as MTATRATTRQPWPGVIAAYRDRLPVGDDWTPVTLLEGGTPLIHAAKLSAQTGCTVHLKVEGLNPTGSFKDRGMTMAVTDAVARGQQAVLCASTGNTSASAAAYAARAGITCAVLVPQGKIAMGKLAQAVMHGAKIIQIDGNFDDCLELARKMATDFPTISLVNSVNPLRIQGQKTAAFEIVDVLGSAPDVHALPVGNAGNITAYWKGYTEYHADGVIDKLPRMLGTQAAGAAPLIVGAPVSKPETIATAIRIGSPASWATAVEAQQQSNGRFLAATDEEILAAYHLVAATEGVFVEPASAASIAGLLKAIRDGWVAAGSTVVCTVTGNGLKDPDTALKDVPQVSPVPVDPGAVVAKLGLG; from the coding sequence ATGACCGCAACCCGGGCGACGACCCGTCAACCATGGCCCGGTGTTATCGCCGCCTACCGCGACCGACTCCCGGTGGGCGACGATTGGACCCCGGTGACGCTGCTCGAGGGCGGCACCCCGCTCATCCACGCCGCCAAGCTCTCGGCGCAAACCGGATGCACGGTGCACCTGAAAGTCGAGGGCCTCAACCCGACCGGTTCGTTCAAAGACCGCGGCATGACCATGGCGGTCACCGATGCGGTGGCTCGCGGCCAGCAGGCGGTGCTGTGCGCGTCGACGGGCAACACCTCGGCGTCGGCGGCGGCCTACGCGGCCCGCGCCGGCATCACCTGCGCGGTGCTGGTGCCGCAGGGCAAGATCGCGATGGGCAAGTTGGCGCAGGCTGTTATGCACGGCGCCAAGATCATCCAGATCGACGGTAACTTCGACGATTGCCTGGAACTGGCGCGCAAAATGGCGACCGATTTCCCGACGATCTCGCTGGTCAACTCTGTCAACCCGCTGCGTATCCAAGGCCAGAAAACAGCGGCCTTCGAAATCGTCGATGTTTTGGGCAGCGCGCCAGATGTGCACGCGTTGCCAGTGGGCAACGCGGGCAACATCACCGCATATTGGAAGGGCTACACGGAATATCATGCCGACGGGGTCATCGATAAGTTGCCACGCATGCTGGGCACCCAGGCGGCGGGAGCGGCGCCGCTGATAGTCGGCGCGCCGGTGAGCAAACCCGAAACAATCGCCACCGCGATCCGCATCGGCTCACCAGCGTCGTGGGCGACGGCCGTCGAGGCCCAGCAGCAGTCCAATGGGCGGTTCCTGGCCGCCACCGACGAGGAGATCCTTGCGGCATACCACCTGGTGGCCGCCACCGAAGGCGTCTTTGTCGAGCCCGCATCCGCGGCCAGCATCGCGGGCTTGCTCAAGGCCATCCGCGACGGCTGGGTGGCCGCCGGGTCAACGGTGGTGTGTACGGTGACCGGAAACGGTCTCAAAGATCCCGATACCGCGTTGAAGGACGTGCCGCAGGTGTCACCGGTGCCGGTTGACCCCGGCGCTGTCGTCGCGAAGCTGGGGCTGGGCTAA
- the thrB gene encoding homoserine kinase, whose protein sequence is MASAVVAASSANLGPGFDSVGLALSLYDEIMVETTDSGLTVEVEGEGAGQLSLDSGHLVVRAIQCGLDAAAIGVSGLTVRCRNAIPHSRGLGSSAAAVVGGLAVVNGLAAQADLTPFDETQLIQLASEFEGHPDNAAAAVLGGAVVSWTDRSCNPPAYSAVPLRLHPDIHLFPAIPEERSSTAETRVMLPAQVSHYDASFNVSRAALLVVALTERPDLLMAATEDVLHQPQRAAAMPASAEYLRLLRRYDIAAVLSGAGPAVIGLTTEPELPPEAVEYGAANGFSVSEMTAGDGVRWGSGVAVPR, encoded by the coding sequence ATGGCCAGCGCCGTCGTCGCGGCGTCGAGCGCCAATTTGGGTCCCGGTTTCGACAGCGTTGGTCTGGCGCTGAGTCTCTATGACGAAATTATGGTCGAGACAACGGATTCCGGCTTGACCGTCGAAGTCGAAGGTGAAGGCGCCGGTCAGCTGTCACTGGACTCTGGTCATTTGGTGGTTCGGGCAATCCAATGCGGCCTGGACGCCGCGGCCATCGGTGTTTCAGGTCTGACGGTACGATGCCGCAACGCCATTCCGCACTCGCGCGGACTTGGCTCGTCAGCCGCTGCTGTCGTCGGGGGTCTTGCGGTGGTCAACGGCCTTGCCGCGCAAGCTGATTTGACGCCGTTTGACGAAACTCAACTCATCCAGCTGGCCTCCGAATTCGAAGGCCACCCAGACAACGCCGCAGCGGCGGTACTCGGCGGTGCGGTGGTGTCGTGGACTGACCGTAGCTGCAATCCGCCCGCCTATTCGGCGGTGCCGTTGCGTTTGCATCCCGACATCCACCTATTCCCCGCGATCCCCGAAGAGCGCTCGTCGACCGCCGAGACCCGGGTAATGCTGCCCGCGCAGGTCAGCCATTACGACGCCAGTTTCAACGTCAGCCGCGCCGCGTTGCTGGTCGTGGCACTCACCGAGCGGCCGGATCTCTTGATGGCGGCCACCGAGGACGTCCTGCATCAGCCACAACGGGCAGCCGCGATGCCGGCGTCGGCGGAATACCTCAGGTTGCTGCGGCGTTACGACATTGCGGCGGTGCTGTCCGGGGCCGGGCCCGCGGTGATCGGGTTGACGACGGAACCGGAGTTGCCTCCCGAAGCGGTGGAGTACGGGGCCGCAAACGGATTTAGCGTTAGCGAGATGACTGCTGGTGACGGAGTTCGCTGGGGTTCGGGCGTCGCGGTTCCCCGTTGA
- the rho gene encoding transcription termination factor Rho — protein MTDTDLITAGDSTNNDKLSSSVTSQTALPTDSNAESAAPSEAGTAVSGGSLSAMVLPELRALANRAGVKGASGMRKNELIAAIRETQGQANGGQSDGTASPDSDQSAGDAAGAHVEASAGSAVAEASGRERRSAAREPGSPAATAVAEQGEVDQVDAVHAETAEPDTKVEQAEKPGEVGVDQQGPDGQGRADEEGEGRQGRRGRRFRDRRRRGERLGEGADAELREDDVVQPVAGILDVLDNYAFVRTSGYLAGPHDVYVSMNMVRKNGLRRGDAITGAVRVPREGEQPNQRQKFNPLVRLDSVNGGPVEDAKKRPDFGKLTPLYPNQRLRLETSTEKLTTRVIDLVMPIGKGQRALIVSPPKAGKTTILKDIANAITKNNPECHLMVVLVDERPEEVTDMQRSVKGEVIASTFDRPPSDHTTVAELAIERAKRLVEQRQDVVVLLDSITRLGRAYNNASPASGRILSGGVDSTALYPPKRFLGAARNIEEGGSLTVIATAMVETGSQGDTVIFEEFKGTGNAELKLDRKIAERRVFPAVDVNPSGTRKDELLLSPDEFAIVHKLRRLLSGLDPHQAIDLLISQLRKTKNNYEFLVQVSKTTPGSLDTD, from the coding sequence GTGACTGATACGGACCTGATCACGGCGGGAGACAGCACCAACAACGACAAGCTGTCGAGTTCCGTGACTTCACAGACTGCTTTGCCCACTGACTCCAACGCCGAAAGCGCGGCGCCATCCGAAGCCGGGACCGCCGTGTCGGGCGGGTCGCTGTCGGCGATGGTGCTGCCCGAGCTGCGCGCCCTGGCCAATCGCGCCGGCGTCAAAGGCGCGTCGGGCATGCGCAAAAACGAATTGATTGCCGCGATCCGAGAAACTCAGGGCCAGGCGAACGGCGGGCAATCTGACGGCACAGCGTCACCCGACAGCGATCAGAGCGCGGGCGACGCTGCGGGCGCCCACGTCGAAGCGTCGGCCGGATCGGCCGTTGCCGAAGCGTCAGGCCGGGAACGACGCAGCGCCGCGCGAGAGCCCGGATCGCCCGCCGCGACGGCCGTCGCTGAGCAGGGCGAAGTCGACCAGGTCGACGCGGTGCACGCTGAAACCGCCGAGCCGGACACCAAGGTAGAGCAAGCCGAGAAACCCGGCGAAGTCGGCGTCGATCAGCAAGGTCCCGACGGGCAGGGGCGCGCCGACGAGGAGGGAGAGGGCCGGCAAGGCCGCCGGGGACGACGGTTCCGCGACCGCAGGCGCCGTGGTGAACGCCTAGGCGAGGGCGCCGACGCCGAGCTGCGGGAAGACGACGTCGTTCAGCCGGTGGCAGGCATTCTTGACGTTCTCGACAATTATGCGTTTGTGCGCACTTCCGGTTACCTGGCCGGCCCGCACGACGTCTACGTGTCGATGAACATGGTGCGAAAGAACGGCTTGCGCCGGGGTGACGCCATCACCGGTGCTGTTCGGGTGCCCAGGGAGGGCGAGCAGCCCAACCAGCGGCAGAAGTTCAATCCGCTGGTGCGCCTGGACAGCGTCAACGGCGGGCCGGTCGAGGACGCCAAGAAACGTCCGGATTTCGGCAAGCTGACCCCGCTGTACCCCAACCAGCGGCTCCGTCTGGAAACGTCCACGGAGAAGCTGACCACCCGGGTCATCGACCTGGTGATGCCGATCGGTAAGGGTCAGCGCGCGCTGATCGTCTCGCCGCCGAAGGCCGGCAAGACCACGATCCTCAAGGACATCGCCAACGCGATCACCAAGAACAACCCGGAATGCCACTTGATGGTCGTCCTCGTCGATGAGCGGCCAGAAGAGGTCACCGATATGCAGCGCTCGGTCAAGGGTGAGGTGATCGCCTCCACCTTTGACCGGCCGCCGTCAGACCACACCACAGTTGCTGAACTTGCGATCGAGCGAGCCAAGCGGCTCGTCGAGCAGCGTCAAGATGTCGTCGTCTTGCTCGACTCGATCACCCGGTTGGGACGCGCCTACAACAACGCCTCGCCGGCGTCAGGGCGCATCCTTTCCGGCGGCGTGGACTCCACGGCGCTCTACCCGCCGAAGCGGTTCCTCGGGGCCGCCCGCAACATCGAGGAAGGCGGTTCGCTGACGGTGATCGCGACGGCAATGGTGGAGACCGGCTCGCAGGGTGACACCGTGATCTTCGAGGAGTTCAAGGGCACCGGCAACGCCGAGCTCAAGCTGGACCGCAAGATCGCTGAACGGCGCGTCTTCCCCGCGGTCGACGTCAACCCCTCCGGCACCCGCAAGGACGAGCTGTTGCTGTCGCCCGACGAGTTCGCGATCGTGCACAAGCTGCGGCGGCTGCTTTCCGGCCTGGACCCGCATCAGGCCATCGACTTGCTGATCTCGCAGCTGCGGAAGACGAAGAACAACTACGAGTTCCTCGTGCAGGTGTCCAAGACGACTCCGGGCAGTCTAGACACCGACTAA
- the fadD1 gene encoding fatty-acid--CoA ligase FadD1, translating to MAETIQQLLRERIDDPTRAVKYGDRVWTWREHLAEAATMAAALLGIADPRRPLHVGALLGNTPEMLTAMSAAALGGYVLCGINDTRRGAALANDILRADCQLLLTDREHRDLLDGLELPGVQVFDTSSGDWSELLASAGPLTPHREVAAGDTFMMIFTSGTSGEPKAVQVTHLTVLFAGSALIERFEITADDVCYLSMPLFHSNALLAGWSVAVGAGAAMVPAKFSASRLLADLRRYGATFMNYVGKPLAYVLATPEQPDDRDNPLRVAFGNEASDRDIAEFSRRFDCTVWDGFGSTEGAIIITREDGCPPGSLGRGFPGVAIYNPQTGTECPPAVFDDHGALANPEEAIGELVNTSGAGLFAGYYNDPEATSARLRDGMFWSGDLAYRDTDGWIYFAGRSADWLRVDGENMTTAPIERILQRLPAINHVAVYAVPDEHVGDQVMAAIVLQDNADLTPEEFGGFLAAQPDLSPKAWPRHVWLTDRLPTTATNKVLKRELIARGARPDGGVLWTRVGRGNSYVVVDRRPSDQKAYEVSHG from the coding sequence GTGGCCGAAACCATCCAGCAGCTGTTGCGCGAGCGGATCGACGATCCGACGCGAGCGGTGAAGTACGGCGACCGGGTGTGGACGTGGCGCGAGCATCTGGCCGAGGCGGCCACGATGGCGGCGGCGTTGCTCGGCATCGCAGATCCCCGGCGGCCGCTGCACGTCGGGGCGCTGCTGGGCAACACTCCTGAGATGCTGACGGCTATGTCCGCCGCGGCGCTGGGCGGATATGTGCTCTGCGGGATCAACGACACCCGCCGCGGGGCTGCGCTGGCAAACGACATTCTGCGCGCCGACTGCCAGCTCCTGCTTACCGATCGCGAGCACCGGGATCTGCTCGACGGTCTGGAGTTGCCCGGTGTGCAGGTATTCGACACCTCGAGCGGTGATTGGTCGGAGTTGCTGGCGTCGGCTGGTCCGCTGACACCCCACCGCGAGGTCGCTGCGGGTGACACCTTCATGATGATCTTCACGTCGGGGACCAGCGGTGAGCCGAAAGCAGTGCAGGTAACACATTTGACGGTCCTTTTCGCCGGCTCGGCATTAATCGAGCGGTTCGAGATCACCGCGGACGATGTCTGCTACCTGTCGATGCCGCTGTTCCACTCCAACGCGTTGCTGGCCGGGTGGAGCGTGGCGGTGGGAGCCGGTGCGGCCATGGTTCCGGCCAAATTCTCGGCATCCCGGTTGCTTGCCGACCTGCGCCGCTACGGGGCGACGTTCATGAACTATGTCGGCAAGCCGTTGGCCTACGTGCTTGCCACACCCGAGCAGCCCGACGACCGCGACAACCCGCTGCGGGTGGCGTTCGGCAACGAGGCCAGCGATCGTGATATCGCCGAATTCAGCCGGCGCTTCGACTGCACGGTATGGGACGGGTTCGGGTCCACCGAGGGCGCGATCATCATCACCCGCGAAGACGGCTGTCCGCCAGGGTCGTTGGGCCGCGGTTTTCCCGGCGTCGCGATCTACAACCCGCAGACCGGTACCGAATGCCCGCCGGCCGTATTCGACGACCACGGCGCCCTGGCCAATCCTGAGGAAGCGATCGGCGAACTGGTCAATACGTCGGGAGCCGGCTTGTTCGCCGGCTACTACAACGATCCCGAAGCCACAAGCGCCCGGCTTCGGGACGGCATGTTCTGGTCGGGCGACCTCGCTTATCGAGACACGGATGGCTGGATCTACTTCGCGGGGCGGAGCGCGGACTGGTTGCGCGTCGACGGGGAAAACATGACCACCGCGCCCATCGAACGTATCCTGCAGCGGCTGCCGGCGATCAACCACGTCGCGGTCTACGCAGTGCCCGACGAGCATGTCGGCGACCAGGTGATGGCTGCAATTGTGTTGCAAGACAACGCCGATCTGACACCCGAAGAGTTCGGCGGGTTCCTCGCGGCGCAGCCCGACCTGTCACCGAAGGCGTGGCCGAGGCATGTCTGGCTCACCGATCGCTTACCGACTACGGCAACCAACAAGGTCCTAAAGCGCGAGTTGATCGCGCGGGGTGCCAGACCCGATGGCGGCGTGCTGTGGACGCGGGTGGGACGCGGCAACAGCTACGTCGTCGTGGATCGCCGTCCAAGCGACCAAAAGGCCTACGAGGTAAGCCACGGTTAG
- the rpmE gene encoding 50S ribosomal protein L31 gives MKSGIHPPYVETTVVCSCGNTFQTRSTKESGRIVVEVCSQCHPFYTGKQKILDSGGRVARFEKRYGKRKTGADKEAHVEKAKADK, from the coding sequence ATGAAATCCGGCATTCACCCGCCATACGTCGAGACCACGGTTGTGTGCAGCTGCGGCAACACCTTCCAGACCCGCAGCACCAAAGAGAGCGGTCGCATCGTGGTGGAGGTGTGCTCGCAGTGCCATCCGTTCTACACGGGCAAGCAGAAGATCCTCGACAGCGGCGGACGGGTGGCTCGCTTCGAGAAGCGGTACGGCAAGCGCAAGACCGGCGCCGACAAAGAAGCCCACGTCGAGAAGGCCAAGGCCGACAAGTAG
- the prfA gene encoding peptide chain release factor 1, with the protein MTQSVQAIDALLAEHADLERRLADPELHSNPAAARKAGRRFAQLAPIVAAYRKLESARGDLETARELASSDESFAAEVAELETRVAELDTQLTDMLAPRDPHDPDDIVLEVKSGEGGEESALFAADLARMYIRYAERRGWTVTVLDETTSDLGGYKDATLSIASKGDSPDGVWSRMKFEGGVHRVQRVPVTESQGRVHTSAAGVLVYPEPEEIGEVQIDESDLRIDVYRSSGKGGQGVNTTDSAVRITHLPTGIVVTCQNERSQLQNKTRALQVLAARLQAMVEEQALADASADRASQIRTVDRSERIRTYNFPENRITDHRIGYKAHNLDQVLDGDLDALFDALAAADRQARLQQA; encoded by the coding sequence ATGACGCAAAGCGTGCAGGCGATCGACGCGCTGCTTGCCGAACACGCTGATCTCGAGCGTCGGTTGGCCGACCCCGAACTGCACAGCAATCCTGCCGCAGCCCGCAAAGCCGGACGCCGCTTCGCACAGCTGGCGCCGATCGTCGCCGCCTACCGCAAACTGGAGTCGGCGCGCGGCGACCTGGAGACCGCCCGGGAACTGGCAAGCTCCGATGAGTCGTTTGCCGCTGAGGTGGCCGAACTGGAAACGCGGGTGGCCGAGCTGGACACCCAACTCACCGACATGTTGGCGCCGCGTGATCCGCATGATCCCGACGACATCGTGCTGGAGGTTAAGTCCGGTGAAGGCGGGGAGGAGTCGGCGCTGTTCGCTGCCGACCTGGCCAGGATGTACATCCGCTACGCGGAGCGCCGCGGCTGGACGGTGACGGTCCTCGACGAAACCACTTCAGACCTGGGCGGCTACAAAGACGCGACACTATCCATCGCGAGCAAGGGCGACTCCCCGGACGGGGTGTGGTCGCGGATGAAGTTCGAAGGCGGCGTGCACCGGGTGCAGCGGGTGCCGGTGACCGAATCGCAGGGCAGAGTGCACACCTCGGCGGCCGGGGTGCTGGTATACCCCGAACCCGAGGAAATCGGCGAGGTGCAGATCGATGAGTCAGATCTGCGCATCGACGTCTACCGATCCTCGGGCAAGGGCGGACAGGGCGTCAACACCACCGACTCCGCGGTGCGAATCACCCATCTACCCACCGGAATCGTCGTCACCTGCCAAAACGAGCGCTCGCAATTGCAAAACAAGACCCGCGCACTGCAGGTGCTGGCGGCGCGGCTGCAGGCGATGGTCGAGGAGCAGGCACTGGCGGACGCATCCGCGGACCGGGCGAGCCAGATCCGCACCGTGGACCGCAGCGAACGCATCCGGACCTACAACTTTCCGGAAAACCGCATCACCGATCACCGGATCGGGTACAAAGCACACAATCTCGATCAGGTTCTCGACGGTGACCTGGACGCGTTGTTCGACGCACTGGCCGCCGCCGACCGGCAGGCGCGATTGCAGCAGGCATGA
- the prmC gene encoding peptide chain release factor N(5)-glutamine methyltransferase, protein MTTQLRQAIACAAAVLAKAGIDSARYDAEELAAHLAGVERGRLPLLDPPDDQFFDQYHDLINARSRRVPLQHLTGTVAFGPVTLRVGPGVFIPRPETEAMLEWACTQRLGAGPVIVDLCTGSGALAVALARHWPGARVIAVDDSVAALDYARCNAAGTAIEVILADVTAPGLLPDLDGKVDLLVANPPYIPDCASLETEVAQHDPPHAVFGGPDGMMVIGAVVDIAGRFLRPGGLFAVEHDDAASAQTVEMIVKTRCFDDIVARRDFAGRPRFVTARRTGKR, encoded by the coding sequence ATGACGACGCAATTGCGACAGGCAATCGCCTGCGCGGCAGCGGTGCTCGCAAAGGCGGGCATCGACTCGGCGCGCTATGACGCCGAGGAGCTGGCCGCACACCTGGCCGGGGTCGAGCGTGGCCGGTTGCCGCTGCTCGACCCGCCCGATGATCAATTCTTCGACCAGTACCACGACCTGATCAATGCGCGGTCCCGGCGGGTGCCGCTTCAGCATCTCACCGGGACGGTGGCCTTCGGCCCGGTGACGTTGCGGGTTGGCCCCGGCGTGTTTATCCCGCGCCCCGAAACCGAGGCCATGCTGGAGTGGGCTTGCACGCAACGGCTTGGGGCCGGGCCGGTGATCGTTGACCTCTGCACCGGATCCGGCGCTCTGGCGGTCGCGTTAGCCCGGCACTGGCCGGGGGCGCGGGTGATCGCCGTCGACGACTCTGTGGCCGCGCTTGACTACGCCCGTTGCAACGCAGCGGGCACCGCCATCGAAGTCATCCTTGCTGACGTCACAGCCCCGGGTCTGCTTCCCGATCTTGACGGTAAGGTCGACCTCCTGGTCGCCAACCCGCCTTACATCCCGGACTGTGCTTCACTGGAAACTGAAGTAGCTCAACATGATCCACCGCACGCGGTGTTCGGGGGGCCGGACGGGATGATGGTGATCGGCGCCGTGGTCGACATCGCCGGACGCTTTTTGCGCCCGGGTGGTCTGTTCGCCGTCGAGCACGACGACGCGGCATCGGCGCAAACTGTCGAAATGATTGTCAAAACAAGGTGTTTCGACGACATCGTTGCTCGACGAGACTTCGCGGGCCGACCGCGGTTTGTCACCGCCCGCAGGACGGGTAAGCGGTGA